In Fusarium oxysporum f. sp. lycopersici 4287 chromosome 9, whole genome shotgun sequence, the genomic stretch GACTTCCTGAGGCACGACAGCAATGGACATGTATGGCTGCTCATAAGGACCAACCCAATCCTCCTTTTGAAGAGGAAGGTATTTGACAGGGCGCACCATTCTTGCGGGTGTTGATGTCATGTAAATACCGGGATAAGATCCACCCCTGGATGGAGGAACATAACCAATCtcaagttgaagaggaaCTCCATGAGTACCCTCAACCTTCCAGTATCGGAAGCAGTCCGCAATTCTGACAGACTCCTTGGGGGTACAGAAACCAAGAATCTTGCCATCGAGCATGACAACGACATTCTCTTCAGTCGAAGCCGAGGAAACGTCAACGATTCCAAGCTCCTGAGCGAGAGAAGCAATATGAGACACATCGACATAGTCAGTCGTGATCTTACACTTGTGCGCAAGATGGTTGAGAAGACCACAAGGAGCACCATCAGGAGTATGGACAGGACACATAAAACCCCACGATTCTGGGAGCAGCTTACGGACGGCCGTAGTCTTCAATTGGGCGAAGAAGGCACCACGATGCACCATGCGGAAATGACTGATGAAACGCAAGAAgttgagcttctcagccACGACTGTGAAACCGGCTGTTTGTTGTAAATCAAGACCTGATGCACTCTGCAAGTTACCCGTTGACAAGAAATATTCTAGGGCATTTCCGAGGTTCTCGTTGGCCTTGCGGAAAATGTTGTTGGGGAACTCCTTGCGGAAGTCCTCGGAGGTGAAGGCAACGCCGGGATTCCTTCGAAGGTAATCACGCAAAGATGCTCGGACGTTGACGCTGAGGAACTCATCGAGTCTTTCCTTGAGGATCTGTCCATACAAGAAACCACCAAGCAAGATCTCCTGGTTCTGGACGGCATCGGGGTTGTCGACAGCACAGTCACCAGCGACAAGCGCATAAAGCTTTCGGATCATGAAGAGAAGCAGCTTAAACTTCTCCTTATCCTGCTCTTCAGTAACATCAACATTTCCAAGGTGAACCAAGACAATTCTTCGCAAGAACTCAGTTCCAACCTCGAGGTTGGTCATGGTGTCCGGCACTCCTAGAACAACTCGGAACTTCTCGCCCAGGTATGCTCTTGTATCCGACTTGCTGTAGAGGTTGTATGACTTGTACGTCCGTAGAAGCAGCTCGATTCGGTGTGTCAAGAAGGTGTTCTCGGTGGACTTGGAGCCAGCCGGACCAACCAATCCCTCGAAGATTTCGCGATCATTGGTCTCGACCAATGCCTTGAGGATCATCATGACGGGAACTAGGTATTCGTTCTTGCGCCATGAGAAACGGAAGGTCATGTTTCCGTCGCTGAGGTAGTGGAGGACGTTGGTCTGAGAGGTTTCGTCGGGGCGAACTGCACGGAGAATGATACCGTAGGGAGTATAACCAGGGCCACGGTTCTGGAAACTAGGTCGATTGATAGCCATGGGGAAGTTTCGCTTGTTCAACTGCAGCATTCGAATGATCTTCTCGATACCGTTCACGATGAAGTATCCTCCAAGCTCCTCAGattcttcctttctctcaACAAGGAGCGCGGGCGAGTTGTTCTCAAGGTGACATCGGTTCGACTGGTATATGTGAGTAAAAAAACCCAAAAGCAGAAATTGGGATGCAAACCTTGATCATGACAGGTACTTGGCCAAACTCTCGAGTAAATTCAACTGGATCTCCGCCATTGATGCGGTACTCAAGAGTAGCTGAGAGCCTTCCTCGATATGTTACATGGCGTTCTCTGCACTCGGCGGGGAAAACCTGACGGTTCCGGGCCATCTTATTGGAAGGGGGCACCTGAGGCTTCTGAAGGAAGACGTCTTTGTATCTAATAGTAAGGCGATTCTTGCCATCTGGCGAGGCGCGGTCGTCGCCATCGAGGTATGTTCTGGCGCCAATGTCGGCTATACCATGCGCCAACAGGCCTGGCTTGCCATCGTCGCGAAACAAGCCATTGAAGGACTCGAGATGAGGGTCGACGGCTAATTGGAGGGCAGGATAGGCAGTGTGATCCTTGGGAGGGTTTCGGAAGAGGTCCTCTCGGCGCAGGGTATGGAATTGGTGATCCCACTCGGTTTCGGTGGCCGAGGGTGCCATGGTGACTGGAACTCAAGAGAATGGCCTAGAGCTTCAAGAATGGCGAGACTCGGTGTGATTTCTTCTGAGCGATGGCAGCAATTCCAAAATAAACAGTAGTAGAGTCAATCTCAATAGAAGAAAACATTCGAAGAATCTTGCCTGCCGCTGTGAACAATGAGGAGCGGCAAATCTATTGGTAAGACCGCTCGCAATCGCAAAGATTGAGGCTATCGCAGCgcagaaaaaaaaagttcCAGCCAGAAAAAAAAGTCAAGCTAAGCTTAGTCATTGCCGTTATCTTATCGGGGTGGGGTAGTGAGCCAGCGAATGAGGAGCAAGAATCATCGAATGCGGAACTGGTTTCTATCAATCAAGCGATTTAAGTGCAACATTTGAATTCGGCCGCATGAGCGGTTAAAACGGTTCGTTGCGTTCataatttaataagaaaGCATAAGTTTCAAGACCAGTCAAATGAAACACCGGCAGTGAATCAACATAGCGAATAGCCCGGCCATCTTATCCTTGCGGAACCAAGCTCCCACAGAGGCAGCATCGCGAACGAGAAGATTACATCGTTCCAGGATTTTTAGCCAGAGGCGATAATAAACGAGAATGATGACGAATTATCTACCGTTCCCCAAGTCACAAGGCATGCTTAGCAAAGAACTTGGCCCCTTTGTGTTGCCAATCACCACTTCTAGAGCATGAAGGCCTAAAGCTGGTGCCTGGGAAATAATTTAAGTACGGCGCTGACTGTGTAAGTCCAAGATGGGGGCCAAGACGAGGTTTGCAACTTGAAAGGTGGTCACGATTCGGCTTCTTTGTTGGTAGCAAGTGTGGTAATGGAGAGTCCGCAAGTACTGAAGGCCACTGAAAGTGCACTTTCAGCTACTAAGGTAGTTATCTCCGGTGGCGCAGAGACAAGAGGTAATTAGACAGATGAACTTGAAGCACGCCAGACACTCCGGAGTGATTCTGGGCTGCCACATCCTCGAGGAATAAGGATGATGAGACGTACTTGTCTTGCAGCCCAAAAGCGGAAGCTTCCCAATTACTACACGAATAAGAGCTGGGGTTAGCTCGAATGCGATGCTTGCAGCAACTGCAGCCCAACCTGCAttacagtacagtacatacatacatacaggTACCATGCCCGGGATTGAATAATGGTCCTAGAGATAAACGCTTTGGTAAGACCCCGGTTGGTTTTGACCAACTTCACTTGATTTGCAAGCAAGAGCCCAACACGCTGCACTTGGTCTTGGTCCATCAACTCTCTGTACACCTTCTGGAGAAAAGAGTACTTCTACACTATGAACCTCTCTACATATCTTCCTATCTTCACAGCTCCTCCTTGAATCATCTCGATGTCAAGGTAACCTCGAGGTCATCAGATATTACGACTCCGCTACCTAAGTGCCACTGCGAAGGGCTGCGATTTATGTGTGGCTCACCTCATACCCTGCAACAACTCACTCTCATGCAACCTTCAAAAACATATACTCGAGCTGAATTATAATACTACATTTAACAAAGGTTTGTAGTTCGCGGCCGCGGATATCCTTGATCTGTAGGTCGTCCAACAAACTTGATTCATCGTCCGTTATCAACGCCCTACTTGTGGCTGTCCGTGGCTGGCGATCAAGGCC encodes the following:
- a CDS encoding DNA-directed RNA polymerase I subunit RPA2; this encodes MAPSATETEWDHQFHTLRREDLFRNPPKDHTAYPALQLAVDPHLESFNGLFRDDGKPGLLAHGIADIGARTYLDGDDRASPDGKNRLTIRYKDVFLQKPQVPPSNKMARNRQVFPAECRERHVTYRGRLSATLEYRINGGDPVEFTREFGQVPVMIKSNRCHLENNSPALLVERKEESEELGGYFIVNGIEKIIRMLQLNKRNFPMAINRPSFQNRGPGYTPYGIILRAVRPDETSQTNVLHYLSDGNMTFRFSWRKNEYLVPVMMILKALVETNDREIFEGLVGPAGSKSTENTFLTHRIELLLRTYKSYNLYSKSDTRAYLGEKFRVVLGVPDTMTNLEVGTEFLRRIVLVHLGNVDVTEEQDKEKFKLLLFMIRKLYALVAGDCAVDNPDAVQNQEILLGGFLYGQILKERLDEFLSVNVRASLRDYLRRNPGVAFTSEDFRKEFPNNIFRKANENLGNALEYFLSTGNLQSASGLDLQQTAGFTVVAEKLNFLRFISHFRMVHRGAFFAQLKTTAVRKLLPESWGFMCPVHTPDGAPCGLLNHLAHKCKITTDYVDVSHIASLAQELGIVDVSSASTEENVVVMLDGKILGFCTPKESVRIADCFRYWKVEGTHGVPLQLEIGYVPPSRGGSYPGIYMTSTPARMVRPVKYLPLQKEDWVGPYEQPYMSIAVVPQEVESGKSTHVEFDPTNMLSILANMTPFSDFNQSPRNMYQCQMGKQTMGTPGAAIRYRTDNKSYRIQTGQTPIVRAPLHNTYGFDNFPNGMNAVVAVISYTGYDMDDAMILNKSAHERGFGHGTIYKTKKISLKDDSRTKATKSVTKAFGFAPHSYVSAQYQGMLDDDGLPHVGRLIQEGDVICAWHTVTPDYNGKLVNLDGITHYEKYKDSENGFVEEVRLIGADSGNEPLQTISVKFRIPRSPIIGDKFSSRHGQKGVASQKWPTMDLPFSETGISPDIIINPHAFPSRMTIGMFVESLAGKAGALHGLAQDSTPFKFDEENTAGDYFGHQLMKAGYNYHGNEPMYSGITGEELAADIYIGVVYYQRLRHMVNDKYQVRTTGPVVPTTGQPIKGRKRGGGIRVGEMERDALLAHGTAFLLQDRLLNCSDYSKSWICRRCGSFLSVQPTVSQFAPGKKKAASIVRCRACAVKLDDAEGIDLTEIQGEIWEDGHGNSWVGGDHTTQVVVPGALKFLDVELAAMGVKLKYRVDRGDEPRKGPMRPMALDGVRVGK